From Rudanella lutea DSM 19387, a single genomic window includes:
- a CDS encoding RDD family protein, with amino-acid sequence MPVTIRTSQNVVLEYEPASLGERFVATLIDYLIFLGWVILTAYIASQGGRMLGNYYWFFVVLAPILFYDLLTEWLLNGQSLGKLAMNIRVVKLDGSRPGLGDYLLRWLFRLVDTRVLNGVVAMVAVAANDRGQRLGDVAAGTTVVKIKPAITLDDVLHTLLPDDYRVQFPDVIVLTDRDLNSIRDTLRTGHPVLLDRAATRVKSVTGVSSPMPAELFLQTVVADHQFMTTRGVQ; translated from the coding sequence ATGCCCGTCACGATCCGAACCTCCCAGAACGTTGTGCTTGAGTACGAGCCCGCCAGCCTTGGCGAGCGGTTTGTGGCTACCCTGATCGATTACCTCATTTTTCTGGGCTGGGTGATTCTGACGGCCTACATAGCCTCGCAGGGCGGTCGGATGCTGGGGAACTACTACTGGTTTTTTGTGGTGCTGGCTCCTATTCTGTTCTACGACCTACTCACCGAATGGCTGCTCAACGGGCAGAGCCTGGGTAAACTGGCCATGAATATCCGGGTGGTTAAGCTCGATGGGTCGCGGCCGGGCCTGGGCGATTACCTGCTTCGCTGGCTGTTTCGACTGGTGGATACACGCGTGCTCAATGGCGTGGTGGCGATGGTGGCCGTGGCCGCCAACGACCGGGGGCAGCGGCTGGGCGATGTGGCCGCCGGCACAACGGTGGTCAAAATTAAACCGGCTATCACGCTCGACGATGTGCTCCATACGCTGCTGCCCGACGACTACCGCGTCCAATTCCCCGACGTCATTGTCCTCACCGATCGGGATCTCAATAGTATCCGTGACACCCTCCGGACAGGCCACCCGGTGCTGCTGGACCGGGCCGCTACCCGCGTTAAATCCGTGACCGGGGTTTCGTCGCCAATGCCTGCCGAGTTATTTTTGCAGACCGTCGTGGCCGACCATCAGTTTATGACCACGCGAGGAGTTCAATAA
- a CDS encoding DinB family protein has translation MIVSEIQQTLTDRYRAFLWLTNPLTDAQFYAPLGDDKWSVAETVQHLYLSARPVARLLAGPREVLHQFGQPGRPSRSYAQLVADYRKALADNGIKAPASMSARAEDLAERMTVENNFAAVHQRVVDALTNWTDDDLENYQLPHPAMGLLTLREMLYFTAYHLLHHLEPTRNYLSEKGLD, from the coding sequence ATGATCGTTTCTGAAATCCAACAAACCCTGACCGACCGCTACCGGGCCTTTTTGTGGCTGACCAACCCGCTGACCGATGCCCAGTTTTACGCGCCACTGGGCGATGATAAATGGTCGGTTGCCGAAACCGTGCAGCATTTGTACCTCAGTGCCCGGCCCGTGGCTCGGTTGTTGGCTGGCCCTCGGGAGGTGCTTCATCAGTTTGGCCAACCCGGTAGGCCCTCACGCTCGTATGCGCAACTGGTAGCTGATTATCGGAAGGCCCTTGCCGATAATGGCATCAAAGCCCCCGCAAGCATGAGCGCCCGGGCAGAGGACCTCGCCGAGCGAATGACGGTAGAAAATAATTTCGCGGCCGTTCATCAGCGTGTGGTCGATGCGTTGACAAACTGGACTGACGACGATCTGGAAAACTATCAGCTTCCGCACCCGGCTATGGGGTTGTTGACCCTTCGGGAGATGCTGTATTTTACGGCTTATCATCTGCTGCATCACCTGGAACCTACCCGGAACTACCTTTCGGAAAAGGGATTAGACTAA
- a CDS encoding CvpA family protein, producing the protein MKTLDILILIPLIWGAWNGYRKGLLVEVVAVIAFVVAMVVGLKFLSFGIDLLAPYISRELARKFLPWLGFSIIFFPVVFMVNRMGYSLRQSLRQTLLGSFDRFAGAAVGIFTWVFGISVMLWLFSYMGVQMPPQQTKDTYLYPLIRPVAPKVMDVAAVWVPKGLEAGKKISERVKE; encoded by the coding sequence ATGAAGACCCTCGACATTCTGATTCTGATTCCACTGATTTGGGGTGCCTGGAACGGGTACCGCAAGGGGCTGCTGGTCGAGGTGGTGGCCGTAATTGCCTTTGTGGTGGCAATGGTGGTCGGGCTTAAGTTTCTGAGCTTCGGCATCGACCTGCTTGCCCCGTATATCAGCCGCGAGCTGGCCCGCAAATTTTTGCCGTGGCTCGGCTTCTCCATTATCTTCTTCCCGGTTGTCTTTATGGTCAACCGGATGGGCTACTCGCTGCGCCAATCGCTCCGGCAAACGTTGCTCGGCAGTTTCGATCGGTTTGCCGGAGCCGCTGTTGGCATCTTTACGTGGGTGTTTGGAATTAGTGTGATGCTCTGGTTGTTCAGCTATATGGGCGTGCAAATGCCCCCCCAACAAACCAAAGACACGTATTTATATCCCCTTATTCGGCCGGTAGCCCCCAAAGTGATGGACGTAGCCGCCGTGTGGGTTCCTAAAGGCCTCGAAGCGGGAAAAAAAATTAGTGAAAGAGTGAAAGAGTAA
- a CDS encoding M20 metallopeptidase family protein, whose amino-acid sequence MIDSIKSLAQQFADDAVATRRHLHAHPELSFHEYQTARYVADQLKAIGLTPQEGVANTGVVALIEGRKPGPTSHRVVGLRADMDALPIHEANNVPYKSTVEGVMHACGHDVHTASLLTTARILNTLRDEFSGTVKLVFQPAEEKAPGGASLMIADGVLQNPAPVGMLGQHVAPNIPVGKIGFREGMYMASTDELYLTVRGKGGHGAMPDQLIDPVLIASHIIVALQQIISRNRPPASPSVLSFGRFIADGVTNVIPNEVKIEGTFRCMNEEWREEGLRRMQKLAEGMAEAMGGSCEFTRVKGYPFLQNHPELTRRTRASAVAYMGAENVVDLDLWMAGEDFAFYSQVVDSCFYRLGTRNESRGIVSGVHTPTFDIDESALTVGPGLMAWLAVEELGNK is encoded by the coding sequence ATGATAGACAGCATAAAATCCCTCGCCCAGCAGTTCGCCGACGATGCCGTGGCTACCCGCCGACACCTGCACGCGCATCCCGAATTGTCGTTTCATGAGTACCAAACAGCCCGCTACGTGGCCGATCAGCTCAAGGCCATCGGCCTGACTCCGCAGGAGGGCGTTGCCAATACGGGCGTGGTGGCTCTGATCGAAGGGCGCAAGCCGGGCCCGACCAGCCACCGGGTGGTGGGTCTCCGGGCCGATATGGATGCCTTACCGATTCACGAAGCGAACAATGTACCGTACAAATCGACCGTGGAGGGAGTCATGCACGCCTGTGGTCACGATGTGCATACGGCTAGTCTGCTCACCACGGCCCGGATTCTGAACACCCTGCGCGATGAATTTTCGGGGACGGTGAAGCTGGTGTTTCAGCCTGCCGAGGAGAAAGCCCCCGGTGGGGCGTCGCTCATGATTGCCGATGGTGTACTCCAGAACCCGGCTCCGGTTGGCATGCTCGGTCAACACGTAGCCCCCAACATTCCGGTGGGCAAAATCGGATTCCGCGAGGGCATGTACATGGCCAGTACCGATGAATTGTACCTGACCGTGCGCGGTAAAGGCGGGCACGGTGCCATGCCCGACCAACTGATTGACCCGGTTCTGATTGCATCGCACATTATTGTGGCTTTGCAACAGATCATCAGCCGCAACCGGCCCCCGGCGAGCCCATCGGTGCTGTCGTTTGGGCGGTTTATTGCCGATGGCGTTACCAACGTGATTCCCAACGAGGTAAAAATTGAAGGGACTTTCCGCTGCATGAATGAAGAATGGCGGGAAGAAGGCCTGCGCCGGATGCAGAAGCTGGCCGAGGGCATGGCCGAGGCCATGGGTGGCTCCTGCGAGTTTACCCGCGTGAAAGGCTACCCATTTCTCCAGAACCATCCCGAACTAACCCGCCGGACGCGGGCGTCGGCCGTAGCGTACATGGGTGCCGAAAACGTGGTCGACCTTGACCTCTGGATGGCGGGCGAAGACTTTGCGTTTTACTCGCAGGTGGTCGATTCGTGCTTTTATCGGCTGGGCACCCGCAACGAGTCGCGCGGAATTGTGTCGGGTGTACACACGCCTACGTTCGACATCGACGAGTCGGCGCTTACGGTTGGCCCCGGCCTCATGGCGTGGCTGGCGGTTGAGGAGCTGGGCAACAAATAA
- a CDS encoding DUF5606 domain-containing protein — MEALRQIANISGFSGLYRILKPSRSGVIVESLDEKKEKTMMGPTARVSVLNDISMYVDTPDQSVALGEVLRAVADKFGDSVPVTPKSSDAELANFMGEVLPEYDRERVRTSDIKKLVSWYGILRQHAPEVFEAKADESAAETNEADEAPAQ; from the coding sequence ATGGAAGCATTACGTCAGATTGCCAATATCAGCGGATTCAGCGGACTCTATCGCATTCTTAAACCCAGCCGTTCGGGCGTCATTGTCGAATCGCTCGATGAGAAGAAAGAGAAAACCATGATGGGGCCAACCGCCCGTGTCTCGGTTCTGAACGATATTTCAATGTACGTCGATACCCCCGATCAGTCGGTGGCACTCGGCGAGGTGCTGCGGGCCGTAGCCGACAAGTTTGGCGACAGCGTGCCCGTAACCCCCAAAAGCAGCGATGCCGAACTCGCCAACTTTATGGGCGAGGTGCTCCCCGAGTACGACCGGGAGCGCGTTCGGACATCCGACATCAAGAAACTGGTCAGCTGGTACGGTATTTTGCGCCAGCATGCCCCCGAAGTGTTTGAGGCAAAAGCCGACGAGTCGGCCGCCGAAACAAATGAGGCTGACGAGGCACCGGCTCAATAG
- the rlmN gene encoding 23S rRNA (adenine(2503)-C(2))-methyltransferase RlmN, which yields MKQDIRKLTPTQIKDWFVQNGEQGFRAKQVHEWLWKKSAHSFGQMSNLSVPLREKLEMAFEIRPLSVATEQRSNDGTIKSSFRLFDGNLVEGVLIPALRNDDTLQDRERTDATGGPRMTACVSSQVGCSLTCKFCATGYMDRKRNLDAAEIYDQVVAIDRQAKANYEAPLTNIVYMGMGEPLLNYKNVLESVDRITSPDGLGMSAKRITVSTAGIAKMIKQLGDDQVKFNLALSLHAANDVKRNQIMPINESNSLKNLAESLNYFYRKTGTRVTFEYIVFYNFNDTLQDAKELWEFTKRVPAKINIIEYNPIAEANFTNTDPQTLDKFAGFLDAKGVTVNIRRSRGKDIDAACGQLAGKEK from the coding sequence ATGAAACAAGACATCCGCAAACTCACCCCTACGCAAATCAAAGACTGGTTTGTGCAAAACGGCGAGCAGGGCTTTCGGGCCAAACAGGTACACGAATGGCTCTGGAAAAAGTCGGCGCACTCGTTTGGGCAGATGAGCAACCTGTCGGTGCCTTTGCGCGAGAAGCTCGAAATGGCATTTGAAATCCGGCCTTTGTCAGTTGCTACCGAACAACGCAGTAACGACGGCACCATCAAATCATCGTTTCGGTTGTTCGACGGCAACCTGGTGGAAGGAGTGCTGATTCCGGCTTTGCGCAACGACGACACCCTTCAGGACCGTGAGCGCACCGACGCAACGGGCGGCCCGCGCATGACCGCCTGTGTGTCGAGTCAGGTCGGGTGCTCGCTCACGTGCAAGTTTTGCGCAACGGGTTACATGGACCGTAAACGAAACCTCGACGCAGCCGAGATTTACGATCAGGTGGTGGCCATTGACCGGCAGGCTAAGGCCAACTACGAGGCTCCGCTTACCAACATTGTGTACATGGGCATGGGCGAGCCTTTGCTGAACTACAAAAACGTGCTCGAATCCGTCGATCGGATAACCTCGCCCGATGGGCTGGGTATGTCGGCGAAGCGGATTACGGTATCGACGGCTGGTATTGCGAAGATGATCAAACAACTGGGCGACGATCAGGTGAAGTTTAACCTGGCCCTGTCGTTACACGCGGCCAACGACGTAAAGCGGAACCAGATTATGCCCATCAACGAGAGCAACTCGCTCAAGAACCTGGCCGAATCGCTCAATTACTTCTACCGCAAAACGGGTACGCGCGTCACGTTTGAATACATCGTTTTTTACAACTTCAACGATACCCTGCAAGACGCTAAAGAGTTGTGGGAGTTTACGAAGCGGGTGCCGGCCAAGATTAACATCATTGAGTACAACCCAATTGCGGAGGCCAATTTCACCAATACCGATCCACAAACGCTCGACAAGTTTGCCGGTTTTCTCGACGCAAAGGGCGTAACGGTCAATATTCGCCGGAGCCGGGGTAAAGATATTGATGCCGCCTGCGGGCAGCTGGCGGGGAAAGAGAAGTAA
- a CDS encoding protein-disulfide reductase DsbD family protein, whose protein sequence is MKTLPALWALLILPLLSLGQIQKNPATWSFSLDKPTANAGDIVTVRIKAVIDDGWYVYSNDFDPNLGPNIAVVTINPSANYEAVGKATPVGAKEKYEEIWPGNVRYFTREALFLQKVKIKKAGTVIAGNINFSTCSTKDGTCLPPADAPFELTVQAGAATGPASATATKPLSASITTATAVAATSAETDTAATVDNAETSSAAPVVADPTESLTAVEGTETDAADGSLWAFVLTAFLSGLVALLTPCVFPIIPMTVSFFTNQKGGAWKALLYGLSIIGIYVLIGTIVSRINGPAFANFVSTHWLPNVLFFAVFFVFGLSFLGLFEIVLPSSLVNKADAQAERGGVVGILFMAFTLVLVSFSCTGPIVGSLLVASAGGEVIKPIVGMAAFSSAFAIPFTLFALFPQWLKSLPKSGGWLNSVKVVLGFLELALALKFLSIADQVYHWGLLDREVFLAFWVVIFALIGFYLLGKIRLPHDSETKMVSVPRLLLAILTFAFVVYMVPGLWGAPLKALAGYLPPETSQDFNISRQSTTNNEQSATNSGGARRHGQLFSLPHGLNGFFDYKEALAYAKTVNKPVFIDFTGHGCVNCREMEARVWSEAPVLSRLQNDYVVVALYVDDKTELPQSEWYTSTYDQKEKKTIGAQNADLQIVKYNNNAQPHYCLVDHEGNLLVRPKNYDLNANNFAKFLDAGKAKFAEKG, encoded by the coding sequence ATGAAGACATTGCCAGCCCTCTGGGCGCTTTTGATATTGCCTCTTTTATCGCTGGGTCAAATTCAGAAAAATCCGGCTACCTGGTCGTTTAGCCTCGACAAGCCGACTGCCAATGCGGGCGACATTGTGACGGTACGTATAAAAGCTGTTATTGACGATGGCTGGTACGTGTACTCCAATGATTTTGATCCAAACCTGGGTCCCAACATTGCCGTTGTTACCATTAACCCAAGTGCCAACTACGAAGCCGTAGGCAAGGCTACACCGGTAGGGGCCAAGGAAAAATACGAAGAAATATGGCCCGGCAATGTGCGATATTTTACCAGGGAGGCTCTGTTTCTGCAAAAAGTAAAGATCAAAAAGGCAGGGACCGTGATTGCCGGGAACATCAATTTCTCGACCTGCTCAACCAAAGACGGTACCTGCCTGCCCCCTGCCGATGCCCCGTTTGAACTGACGGTTCAGGCCGGAGCGGCTACGGGCCCGGCGAGTGCTACAGCGACCAAGCCGCTGAGTGCTTCTATCACGACGGCAACGGCCGTAGCGGCTACCTCAGCCGAAACCGATACGGCGGCTACAGTAGACAATGCCGAAACTTCGTCGGCGGCCCCTGTTGTGGCCGACCCGACCGAGTCGCTTACGGCGGTAGAAGGCACCGAAACCGACGCGGCCGATGGCTCACTCTGGGCGTTTGTGCTCACAGCTTTTCTGTCGGGGTTAGTGGCTTTGCTCACGCCCTGCGTGTTTCCGATTATCCCGATGACGGTCAGTTTCTTCACCAACCAGAAAGGTGGAGCCTGGAAAGCCCTGCTGTATGGTTTATCCATTATTGGCATTTACGTGCTCATTGGCACCATCGTGTCGCGGATCAACGGCCCAGCCTTCGCCAACTTTGTGAGTACGCACTGGTTGCCCAACGTCTTATTTTTTGCCGTCTTTTTTGTGTTCGGCCTGTCGTTTCTGGGGTTGTTCGAGATTGTGCTGCCCAGCTCGCTGGTCAATAAGGCCGATGCCCAGGCCGAGCGCGGTGGAGTAGTGGGGATTCTGTTTATGGCCTTCACGCTGGTGCTGGTTTCGTTTTCGTGCACGGGGCCTATTGTGGGAAGCCTGCTGGTGGCTTCGGCGGGGGGCGAGGTGATCAAACCTATTGTGGGTATGGCAGCTTTCTCGTCGGCGTTTGCTATTCCGTTTACCCTGTTTGCTTTGTTTCCGCAGTGGCTCAAGAGCCTGCCCAAATCGGGCGGCTGGCTCAACTCAGTCAAAGTGGTACTGGGTTTTCTGGAACTGGCGCTGGCTCTTAAATTCCTGAGTATTGCCGATCAGGTGTACCACTGGGGTCTGCTCGACCGGGAAGTATTTCTGGCGTTCTGGGTCGTTATTTTTGCCCTGATTGGCTTTTATCTGCTCGGCAAAATCCGGTTGCCGCACGACAGCGAAACCAAAATGGTGAGTGTGCCCCGGTTGTTGCTGGCTATTTTGACCTTTGCCTTTGTGGTGTACATGGTGCCGGGCTTGTGGGGCGCTCCGCTCAAGGCGTTGGCGGGTTATCTGCCCCCCGAAACCTCACAGGACTTTAACATCAGTAGACAGTCAACAACGAACAACGAACAGTCGGCAACGAACAGCGGGGGCGCCCGTCGGCATGGGCAATTATTTAGCCTGCCCCACGGTCTGAACGGTTTCTTCGATTACAAAGAGGCTTTGGCCTACGCTAAAACGGTAAACAAGCCGGTATTTATCGACTTCACGGGTCACGGCTGCGTCAACTGCCGCGAAATGGAAGCCCGTGTGTGGTCGGAGGCACCGGTGTTGTCGCGGCTTCAGAACGACTATGTGGTGGTGGCGCTGTACGTTGATGATAAAACGGAGTTGCCGCAGTCGGAGTGGTACACCTCGACCTACGATCAGAAAGAGAAAAAGACGATTGGTGCCCAGAACGCCGACCTTCAGATTGTGAAATACAACAACAACGCCCAGCCGCACTACTGCCTTGTAGACCACGAAGGGAACCTGCTTGTGCGGCCGAAGAATTATGATCTGAATGCGAATAACTTCGCGAAGTTCCTCGACGCGGGCAAGGCGAAGTTTGCGGAAAAGGGGTAA
- a CDS encoding lysophospholipid acyltransferase family protein, with protein MKYVKPTKFSYLPKPLALLDVLGLFECDPFGNSLLVKRILIGTIGWFTYARYTVVNRIEIEGTENIENLPINNVLFLSNHQTYFADVIAFFHIFCSVKWGFKNTLLPPMYLFGPRARNYYVAASETMKKGVLARLFSMGGAITVERSWRADGRDVKREVDTSAGEKVGKALAHGWVVSFPQGTTSPYAPVRKGTAHMIMQNQPIVVPIVINGFRRAFDKKGLRFKKRNTLLTVRIKPPLQIDPNDSVDDIVAKVRAAIEQDVPDWVGSKE; from the coding sequence ATGAAATACGTTAAGCCAACCAAATTCAGTTATTTACCCAAGCCGCTTGCCCTGCTCGATGTGCTGGGCCTGTTTGAGTGCGATCCGTTTGGTAATTCACTGTTGGTGAAACGAATCCTGATCGGAACCATTGGTTGGTTTACCTACGCGCGGTACACGGTAGTAAACCGAATTGAGATTGAGGGGACGGAAAATATCGAGAACCTACCGATTAATAACGTGCTATTCCTGTCCAATCACCAGACCTACTTTGCCGACGTTATTGCCTTCTTCCACATCTTCTGTTCGGTGAAATGGGGCTTCAAAAATACCCTGCTGCCGCCCATGTACCTGTTTGGCCCACGAGCCCGTAACTATTACGTGGCTGCTTCGGAAACGATGAAAAAGGGGGTTCTGGCCCGTCTGTTCAGCATGGGCGGAGCGATCACGGTAGAGCGGTCGTGGCGGGCCGATGGGCGCGATGTTAAACGGGAGGTAGATACCTCCGCGGGTGAGAAGGTCGGTAAGGCACTTGCCCACGGCTGGGTGGTGAGTTTCCCGCAGGGGACCACCAGCCCGTATGCCCCTGTACGCAAGGGCACGGCCCACATGATTATGCAGAATCAGCCCATTGTAGTGCCTATCGTGATCAACGGGTTTCGGCGGGCGTTCGATAAAAAGGGGCTCCGGTTTAAGAAGCGCAACACCCTGTTGACAGTGCGGATTAAGCCCCCGCTTCAGATCGACCCCAACGACTCAGTCGATGATATTGTGGCCAAAGTACGAGCGGCCATCGAACAGGACGTGCCGGATTGGGTGGGAAGTAAGGAGTAG
- the yihA gene encoding ribosome biogenesis GTP-binding protein YihA/YsxC, with amino-acid sequence MQVKSAEFLISNTDPAKCPNPDKPEYAFIGRSNVGKSSLINMLVSRHGLAKTSQTPGKTQLINHFIINKEWYLVDLPGYGFAQVGKGTRAGFVRMIDTYLTTRPNLICTFVLVDSRIAPQKIDLDFMTRLGEQGIPFVIVFTKTEKLKSGGLQNVQERYKAALQEIGWEEIPQMFLTSAVNRAGQKELLDFIEPLNRDFVIPAEKKPW; translated from the coding sequence ATGCAAGTCAAATCCGCGGAATTCCTCATCAGCAATACCGACCCGGCCAAGTGCCCTAACCCCGATAAACCCGAGTATGCGTTTATTGGGCGGTCCAACGTGGGGAAGTCGTCGTTGATCAACATGCTCGTCAGCCGGCACGGGCTGGCCAAAACGTCGCAAACGCCGGGGAAAACGCAGCTTATCAACCACTTTATCATCAACAAAGAGTGGTATCTGGTCGATTTGCCGGGTTACGGTTTCGCGCAGGTGGGCAAAGGCACCCGGGCGGGTTTCGTGCGTATGATTGATACGTACCTGACTACCCGCCCCAACCTGATCTGCACCTTTGTGCTGGTTGATTCGCGCATTGCCCCGCAAAAAATTGATCTCGATTTCATGACCCGGCTGGGTGAGCAGGGCATTCCGTTTGTGATCGTGTTCACCAAAACCGAAAAGCTGAAGTCGGGAGGGCTGCAAAACGTGCAGGAGCGCTATAAAGCGGCCTTGCAGGAGATTGGCTGGGAAGAAATACCCCAAATGTTTCTGACATCGGCCGTGAACCGGGCGGGCCAGAAAGAGCTGCTCGATTTTATTGAGCCCCTCAACCGCGACTTTGTGATTCCGGCCGAGAAAAAGCCCTGGTAA
- a CDS encoding SixA phosphatase family protein has translation MKIPHRLSLVIALGIMLLSAGCSTSSIYVVRHAERLNDSDTTSLSAAGLLRARALAGLLANAQIDSIYITPYRRTEQTAAPLATQLGLPLTRYPASPVTAITGRLRQLRGKNALVVGHSNTILEIARGLGTTPSIQKIEHADYQNLLFIRMRRTPFGQRAHLYEQKINP, from the coding sequence ATGAAGATACCCCACAGGCTGTCGCTTGTTATCGCTTTGGGCATTATGCTGCTCAGTGCTGGCTGCTCAACCAGTTCTATTTACGTGGTGCGCCACGCCGAACGGCTCAACGACTCCGACACCACGAGCCTGTCGGCCGCGGGTCTGCTGCGGGCGCGGGCATTGGCCGGTTTGCTGGCCAACGCGCAAATTGACAGTATCTACATCACGCCGTACCGCCGTACCGAGCAAACGGCCGCTCCGTTGGCCACTCAACTGGGCCTACCCCTCACCCGCTATCCGGCATCGCCCGTAACGGCCATTACCGGTCGGTTACGTCAGCTGCGGGGCAAAAATGCGCTCGTAGTGGGCCATAGCAACACCATTCTGGAAATTGCCCGCGGGCTGGGCACTACCCCGTCTATCCAAAAAATAGAGCACGCCGACTATCAAAATCTCCTGTTCATCCGGATGCGTCGTACACCTTTTGGGCAACGTGCGCATCTTTACGAGCAGAAAATAAACCCGTAA
- a CDS encoding GatB/YqeY domain-containing protein yields MSLKQQIDADIKQAMLAKEADKLRALRAIKSLILLEETKEGAGDGLKPEDELKLLTKAVKQRKDSADIFRQQGRADLLATEEAEIAVIEKYLPKQLTEDELRARLQDIIGRVGASAPSDMGKVMGVATKELAGIAEGKAISAMVKSLLQ; encoded by the coding sequence ATGTCACTGAAACAACAGATCGACGCCGATATCAAGCAGGCCATGCTGGCCAAAGAAGCCGATAAACTGCGGGCTCTCCGCGCTATTAAATCCCTTATTCTGCTCGAAGAAACCAAAGAGGGCGCGGGCGACGGCCTGAAACCCGAAGACGAGCTGAAGCTGCTGACCAAAGCCGTGAAGCAGCGCAAAGACTCGGCGGATATTTTCCGGCAACAAGGCCGCGCGGATTTGCTCGCCACCGAAGAAGCCGAAATCGCGGTGATCGAAAAGTACCTGCCCAAGCAACTGACCGAAGACGAACTCCGGGCCAGGCTTCAGGACATTATCGGCCGCGTGGGTGCCTCGGCCCCCTCAGACATGGGTAAAGTAATGGGGGTAGCCACCAAAGAACTGGCCGGTATAGCCGAAGGAAAGGCGATTTCGGCTATGGTGAAGTCACTACTGCAATAA
- a CDS encoding porin family protein → MKRIVLAFAAAIGLFTTTSTFAQVQFGVRGGAHWGTVSKPAILDNYSPSFQLSPGPQGALFLDIPVSERVSFRPELGYSQKGLVLRESFSFDVLGVPVPLGARIALQTRNIDLPLLAKINLASTESSVQPYLIAGPAVSYAADSRVRARAEGLFRTQPFDLNVPLGGVMNRWDVSGVGGLGLAFNAGAGQFVLEGRYVHGLTRQIEVPVVQLPVRNRGVSVSLGYSFPIGQ, encoded by the coding sequence ATGAAACGAATCGTACTCGCCTTTGCTGCGGCAATCGGCCTCTTCACCACCACTTCAACCTTTGCACAAGTACAGTTTGGCGTCCGTGGGGGCGCCCATTGGGGAACCGTCTCAAAACCCGCTATTCTGGACAATTATTCGCCCAGCTTCCAGCTGTCGCCCGGCCCACAGGGAGCCTTGTTTCTCGACATTCCGGTGAGCGAGCGCGTATCGTTCCGGCCCGAACTGGGTTACTCACAGAAAGGGTTGGTCCTGCGCGAAAGCTTCTCGTTTGATGTGCTGGGCGTACCCGTGCCGTTGGGTGCCCGTATTGCCCTCCAAACCCGCAATATTGATCTGCCCCTGCTGGCCAAGATCAACCTGGCCAGTACCGAAAGTTCAGTACAGCCATACCTGATTGCCGGACCAGCCGTAAGTTATGCCGCCGACAGCCGGGTGCGCGCCCGGGCCGAAGGTCTGTTTCGCACGCAGCCGTTTGATCTGAATGTGCCGCTGGGCGGGGTTATGAACCGCTGGGATGTAAGTGGCGTAGGTGGCCTGGGCCTGGCTTTCAATGCCGGTGCCGGACAATTTGTCCTCGAAGGCCGCTACGTGCATGGCCTCACCCGCCAGATCGAGGTACCTGTAGTGCAGCTGCCCGTTCGCAACCGCGGGGTTAGTGTATCGCTCGGCTACTCGTTCCCGATTGGACAGTAA